Genomic window (Terriglobales bacterium):
AGGGCGGGGCGCTGCCTGCGAAGATCAAAGAACTGATGGGGCTGGTGGTCTCGGCAGGGCTGCGCTGCGACGACTGCATCCACTACCACATCATCCAGGCCTATCGGCTGGGGGCCAGCCGCGGCGAGCAGGAAGAGTCGCTGAACGTGGCCCTGGTGGTGGGCGGCAGCATCGTCATCCCCCACCTCAGGCGCGCCTACGCGCTGCTGGCGGAGCTGTACCCGCCGGCCTGAATCGGCTAGCGCGCCGGCAATCCCCACGCGGCCTGCAGGCGCTGGTACTCCGCCTCCGG
Coding sequences:
- a CDS encoding carboxymuconolactone decarboxylase family protein, translated to MSPERQEPRYTFSEEEVAAKSALARQFLETRRKLNAHVTAADNFLVKRYYNLDHNTYLEGGALPAKIKELMGLVVSAGLRCDDCIHYHIIQAYRLGASRGEQEESLNVALVVGGSIVIPHLRRAYALLAELYPPA